From a region of the Chitinophaga caseinilytica genome:
- a CDS encoding ABC transporter permease, which yields MIRATAQIALREWKRILTRKDHYIVLLVLPAFLFFFYAFIFDKQQAEDLPVAIWDDDRSAVSRQITFLLEQTASIHITASVSSETELRQLMQEKKIIGAVHFPKNMEKDIKSRHPVKVAVYTNASALIPSKLVYKDAAGVIITAGSGVNLQKFMKTGMTEGKAMALIMPVKLQLFTLYNPTYNYQNYLVPGLVTVAMMMMIIMVTVLIFNKEWEEGTEQELAEIGRGNAGVVFTGKALAHLTASWINFALVFGIIFPIFSMYHAGTWWSLFVMFNLMSLACIGIGAMVSVIMLDVMLALDFGIFYTSPAFVFSGFTFPRWGMPWYDQYYAAIMPYTPFLDAFFKLYFMELPLRYAGPEALRLLLFIGFTFFIAVFFLQKRLDKTQTHAAPVTAS from the coding sequence ATGATTCGCGCCACCGCACAGATAGCACTCCGGGAATGGAAACGCATCCTCACGCGGAAAGACCATTACATCGTTCTCCTCGTACTGCCAGCGTTCCTGTTCTTCTTCTACGCCTTCATCTTCGACAAGCAACAGGCGGAAGACCTTCCCGTGGCGATTTGGGACGACGACCGGTCGGCCGTGTCCCGCCAGATCACTTTCCTGCTCGAACAAACGGCCAGCATCCACATCACCGCTTCCGTTTCCAGCGAAACCGAATTGCGGCAGCTGATGCAGGAAAAGAAGATCATCGGCGCGGTGCATTTCCCGAAGAACATGGAGAAAGACATCAAGAGCCGTCACCCCGTGAAAGTGGCCGTGTACACGAATGCGTCGGCCCTCATCCCCAGCAAACTGGTGTACAAGGATGCCGCCGGGGTCATCATCACGGCGGGGTCGGGCGTCAACCTGCAGAAATTCATGAAAACCGGGATGACGGAAGGAAAGGCCATGGCGCTCATCATGCCCGTCAAACTGCAACTTTTCACCTTATACAATCCAACATACAACTATCAAAACTACCTCGTTCCCGGACTGGTGACCGTGGCCATGATGATGATGATCATTATGGTGACGGTGCTTATTTTCAACAAGGAATGGGAAGAAGGGACGGAACAGGAACTGGCTGAAATAGGGAGAGGCAATGCCGGCGTGGTTTTCACAGGAAAGGCACTCGCGCACCTCACTGCGTCGTGGATCAATTTCGCGCTGGTGTTCGGGATCATTTTCCCTATTTTTTCCATGTATCATGCCGGAACGTGGTGGAGCCTTTTCGTGATGTTCAACCTCATGTCGCTCGCCTGTATCGGGATCGGCGCGATGGTTTCGGTGATCATGCTGGATGTGATGCTGGCGCTGGATTTCGGGATATTCTATACCTCCCCGGCCTTTGTGTTCAGCGGGTTCACTTTTCCGAGATGGGGCATGCCGTGGTACGACCAGTATTACGCCGCCATCATGCCCTACACGCCTTTCCTGGACGCGTTCTTCAAACTGTATTTCATGGAGCTGCCGCTGCGGTACGCCGGCCCGGAAGCGTTGCGGCTCCTGCTGTTCATAGGGTTTACATTCTTCATCGCCGTGTTCTTCCTCCAGAAACGGCTGGATAAAACGCAAACGCATGCTGCTCCGGTTACTGCTTCGTGA
- a CDS encoding ABC transporter permease encodes MLLRLLLREVKRIAADHSLVLTLLLAPLVYVFFYGSIYQYKAEEEVPIAVVDDDRTGLSQTLITQIDNSQMVNVALRTTLEGAKESMYQGHTQGFLYIEKGMEQKVLSLQQADMVLAVNAARFLPSSEVAGAITQIGLTVGAGVRLQYLQKKGMNTEMSMQEVMPVNVDYRPMFNSRSDYGTFLLPGLIAMILQQTLLIGLAGGSAAERQRGSISEWMQMAGGNASVALWGKGLFYFLLFCAYAYFFLTVNFRVLELEILGSGWELAIITVIFLLSLIPMGIFTGLLFKSQLLATQLMVFSTYPIFLITGYSWPLSEMPPFVKAVSYLLPITPFLGLYQGVVQQGAHITDRLPDLYHLLGLWCFYAAICLWKMRSLYKPNAVAHAV; translated from the coding sequence ATGCTGCTCCGGTTACTGCTTCGTGAAGTGAAAAGAATTGCGGCAGACCATAGCCTCGTGCTGACGCTGCTGCTCGCGCCGCTGGTGTACGTATTTTTCTACGGCAGTATTTACCAGTACAAAGCCGAAGAAGAAGTGCCCATCGCCGTGGTGGACGATGACCGTACGGGCCTTTCGCAAACGCTCATCACGCAGATCGACAATTCGCAGATGGTGAACGTAGCCCTCCGCACCACGCTCGAAGGCGCGAAGGAAAGCATGTACCAGGGCCACACACAGGGATTTTTGTACATCGAAAAAGGCATGGAACAAAAGGTGCTGTCGCTCCAGCAGGCGGATATGGTCCTGGCCGTGAATGCCGCGCGCTTCCTCCCTTCCAGCGAAGTGGCGGGCGCCATTACGCAGATCGGGCTCACGGTGGGCGCGGGCGTGCGGTTGCAGTACCTGCAGAAAAAGGGGATGAACACGGAGATGAGCATGCAGGAAGTGATGCCGGTCAACGTCGACTACAGGCCCATGTTCAACAGCCGGTCGGATTACGGCACGTTCCTGCTGCCGGGCCTCATCGCCATGATATTGCAGCAAACCCTGCTCATCGGCCTGGCCGGCGGTTCCGCGGCCGAAAGGCAGCGCGGCTCCATCTCCGAATGGATGCAGATGGCCGGCGGCAATGCTTCCGTGGCGCTGTGGGGAAAGGGGCTGTTTTACTTTCTGCTGTTCTGCGCCTATGCTTATTTCTTCCTGACCGTCAATTTCCGCGTGCTGGAGCTGGAGATCCTCGGCAGCGGCTGGGAACTGGCCATCATCACGGTGATCTTCCTGCTGTCGCTCATCCCCATGGGCATTTTCACCGGCCTGCTCTTCAAATCGCAATTGCTGGCCACGCAGCTCATGGTGTTTTCGACCTATCCCATCTTCCTCATTACCGGGTATAGCTGGCCGCTTTCGGAAATGCCGCCATTCGTCAAAGCCGTATCGTACCTGTTGCCCATCACGCCGTTTTTGGGATTGTACCAGGGCGTTGTGCAACAGGGCGCGCATATTACCGACAGGCTGCCCGACCTCTACCACCTCCTGGGGCTCTGGTGCTTCTATGCCGCCATCTGCCTCTGGAAAATGCGTTCCCTTTATAAACCCAACGCCGTAGCCCATGCGGTCTAA
- a CDS encoding DHA2 family efflux MFS transporter permease subunit, with protein MRSKAGILVTLMLGTIMASLDSSIVNISLPIMQEQFGSRMDEVQWVVTAYMMAFSVFMPLTNWLKNRIGFFNLYVASLSIFTIGSLLCSLSHSLEDLVVSRVIQAIGGGALQPTVLAMLTYIFPPEIRGKMMGWWGFGVVIGPALGPTLGGVLTEHLGWPSIFWINVPIGILTLAMCYVYLGFMRHQEKVKQRFDTPGFLLLTTFLVTLQLGISRLEKDSTTVYGFVLYFAVAVLALVFFILWEKGRRDGIYDIRIFRNWTFVSALMVTGVRSAALFGGVFLLPFLLQRHMHFSEMNAGLLLLPASLTLAAMMPLAGNWVDHHSPRGIAIAGLLLLSLTMVLFGRMDVGSSVTFIVITMLIRGMGLGCLMTPVTVATVNAVPRPLITQASSLNNLVLQVSGAIGVAVLSVVHQQAGDHFLGRGYTEPAAEHLALQYSFSVSAALLIVAIIPALFISNRRAQHHPQAATAKIP; from the coding sequence ATGCGGTCTAAGGCCGGCATACTCGTTACCCTCATGCTGGGCACCATCATGGCTTCGCTGGACAGTTCCATCGTGAACATCTCCCTGCCCATCATGCAGGAGCAGTTCGGCAGCCGGATGGACGAAGTGCAATGGGTGGTAACGGCTTACATGATGGCTTTTTCCGTGTTCATGCCGCTGACCAACTGGTTGAAGAACCGCATCGGGTTCTTTAACTTATATGTGGCCAGTCTGAGTATTTTCACGATCGGGTCGTTGCTGTGCAGTTTATCGCATTCGCTGGAAGACCTGGTGGTGAGCCGGGTGATCCAGGCCATTGGCGGCGGCGCCCTGCAACCTACGGTGCTGGCCATGCTGACGTATATCTTCCCGCCGGAAATAAGGGGAAAGATGATGGGCTGGTGGGGATTCGGCGTCGTGATCGGGCCGGCGCTCGGGCCTACGCTGGGCGGCGTGCTCACGGAGCACCTGGGCTGGCCGTCTATCTTCTGGATCAACGTGCCCATCGGCATCCTCACCCTGGCGATGTGTTATGTGTATCTCGGTTTCATGCGGCACCAGGAAAAGGTGAAGCAGCGGTTCGATACGCCGGGATTCCTGTTGTTGACCACCTTCCTCGTGACGCTGCAGCTGGGGATTTCGCGGCTGGAAAAGGATAGTACCACGGTATACGGGTTCGTGCTGTATTTCGCGGTGGCGGTGCTGGCGCTGGTGTTTTTTATTTTGTGGGAAAAGGGCCGGCGGGACGGGATTTACGACATCCGTATTTTCCGCAACTGGACGTTCGTTTCCGCTTTGATGGTGACCGGCGTGCGATCGGCGGCGCTTTTCGGCGGGGTGTTCCTGTTGCCATTCCTGCTGCAGCGGCATATGCATTTTTCCGAAATGAACGCCGGGCTGCTGCTCCTCCCCGCCTCCCTCACGCTGGCGGCGATGATGCCCCTGGCCGGCAATTGGGTAGACCATCATAGTCCACGGGGCATTGCCATTGCAGGATTATTGCTTTTATCGCTGACGATGGTGCTTTTCGGGCGGATGGACGTGGGCAGCAGCGTAACGTTTATCGTGATCACGATGCTCATCCGCGGGATGGGGCTGGGCTGCCTGATGACGCCGGTGACGGTGGCCACGGTGAACGCGGTGCCGCGCCCCCTCATCACCCAGGCTTCTTCGCTGAACAACCTGGTGCTGCAGGTATCGGGCGCTATTGGCGTGGCGGTGCTGTCTGTTGTGCACCAGCAAGCCGGCGATCACTTCCTGGGCCGGGGGTATACCGAACCCGCGGCCGAGCATCTGGCGTTGCAATACAGTTTCAGCGTATCGGCTGCGTTGCTGATAGTTGCCATCATTCCCGCGCTTTTCATTTCCAACCGCCGGGCGCAGCACCATCCGCAGGCCGCAACGGCAAAAATTCCGTAA
- the murI gene encoding glutamate racemase, which translates to MQKKPGPIGVFDSGYGGLTVLKEIVKSLPEYDYIYLGDNGRAPYGGRSYETVYHYTLECVQHLFRMGCHLVVLACNTASAKALRTIQQNDLPKIDPERRVLGIIRPTTEIVGDYSKSRSVGIFGTAGTVNSQSYPIEIEKFFPDITVFQQACPMWVPLVENAEYESEGADFFIKKYIRQLMVQSEDIDTIVLGCTHYPLLADKIRKYLPPDVTLLSQGTIAAASLADYLARHPEIREKCSTGGTRVFYTTDDTQTFDRAAGIFFEQPVESRHLAL; encoded by the coding sequence ATGCAGAAAAAACCAGGGCCCATCGGCGTTTTTGATTCGGGATATGGAGGATTGACCGTTCTGAAGGAGATCGTTAAATCATTGCCGGAATACGATTACATCTACCTGGGCGACAATGGGCGGGCGCCCTACGGCGGCCGGTCTTACGAAACCGTTTACCATTATACCCTCGAATGCGTGCAGCACCTGTTCCGGATGGGATGCCACCTGGTGGTGCTGGCCTGCAATACCGCGTCTGCCAAGGCGCTGCGCACCATCCAGCAGAACGATCTGCCGAAGATCGACCCGGAGCGCCGCGTGCTGGGCATTATCCGGCCTACCACCGAGATCGTGGGCGATTATTCCAAAAGCCGCAGCGTGGGGATCTTCGGGACGGCAGGCACCGTCAATTCCCAAAGCTATCCCATCGAGATCGAGAAATTCTTCCCCGATATCACCGTATTCCAGCAGGCCTGCCCCATGTGGGTGCCGCTGGTGGAAAATGCGGAGTACGAAAGCGAAGGGGCCGATTTCTTCATCAAAAAATACATCCGGCAGCTCATGGTGCAGTCGGAAGACATCGATACCATCGTACTGGGATGCACCCATTACCCGCTGCTGGCCGACAAGATCAGGAAGTACCTCCCGCCCGACGTGACCCTGCTTTCCCAGGGTACCATCGCCGCGGCGAGCCTGGCCGATTACCTGGCGCGGCACCCCGAAATCCGGGAGAAATGCAGTACTGGGGGAACGCGTGTGTTTTATACGACAGACGATACGCAGACCTTCGACCGCGCCGCCGGAATTTTTTTCGAGCAACCGGTGGAGAGCCGTCATCTCGCATTGTAG
- a CDS encoding ferritin, with the protein MLSKTIQEALNKQVTLEAASSQAYLAMASWADIQPGLQGVADFFYQQSDEERVHMLKLLKFVNERGGFGVVPELKQPIITFLSLKRAFEEFLAHEIKVSESINDLVHQALQEKDYATHNFLQWYVSEQIEEERLARTLNDKLELIGEDKSGLYLFDRDIMNYRAQISKG; encoded by the coding sequence ATGCTAAGTAAAACCATTCAGGAAGCACTGAACAAACAAGTGACGCTGGAAGCGGCGTCTTCGCAGGCGTATCTGGCGATGGCTTCCTGGGCAGATATCCAGCCGGGGCTCCAGGGTGTGGCCGACTTTTTCTACCAGCAGTCCGACGAGGAAAGGGTGCATATGCTGAAGCTCCTCAAGTTCGTGAACGAGCGTGGCGGGTTCGGTGTGGTGCCGGAGTTGAAGCAGCCCATCATCACCTTCCTGTCGCTCAAGCGCGCGTTCGAAGAATTCCTGGCCCATGAGATCAAGGTGTCTGAAAGCATCAACGACCTGGTGCACCAGGCGCTGCAGGAAAAAGACTATGCCACCCATAACTTTCTGCAATGGTACGTTTCTGAACAGATCGAGGAAGAGCGCCTCGCCCGTACGCTGAACGATAAGCTAGAGCTCATCGGTGAAGACAAGAGCGGCCTCTACCTGTTCGACCGCGACATTATGAACTATCGCGCCCAGATTTCCAAGGGCTGA
- a CDS encoding chromate resistance protein ChrB domain-containing protein gives MKWVTRLHPKLDRIACIWLIRKLIDQQADIQYVPEHRVIPISRNEGAIAFDMSGSDYFAWGEQCLFDVFLRKHRLPDPALAVMSPIIRSMALNKPDPSPYAAGFRAVAEGLAISIPPGDELTRQGIILFEALHAWASQLPGISQPPEYSEHVLMEVFHKFVTQKYSDRVRKPMWVQEIAAIVQDQIDTNLALSLPELSRKLNANPEYLSNEFSREFEDMTFGEYIRKKRIEKALELMEEEKYSLTEIAYMTGFSDQTHFSRIFNRHFGKTPTGHLKTIRAQKNREVAETVEEEEED, from the coding sequence ATGAAATGGGTCACCCGATTACATCCGAAGCTGGACCGGATCGCCTGTATCTGGCTCATCCGTAAGCTGATCGACCAACAAGCAGATATACAATACGTTCCCGAACACCGCGTCATCCCCATTTCCAGGAACGAAGGGGCCATCGCGTTCGACATGTCCGGCTCCGATTACTTCGCCTGGGGAGAACAATGTCTCTTCGATGTATTCCTGCGCAAACACCGCCTGCCAGATCCCGCACTGGCCGTTATGTCGCCCATCATCCGCAGCATGGCCCTCAATAAACCCGACCCCTCGCCGTACGCCGCCGGGTTCCGCGCCGTGGCCGAAGGCCTCGCGATCTCTATCCCTCCGGGCGATGAGCTTACCCGCCAGGGCATCATCCTCTTCGAAGCCCTCCATGCCTGGGCCTCCCAGCTCCCCGGCATCAGCCAGCCGCCCGAATATTCCGAGCACGTGCTCATGGAAGTGTTCCACAAATTCGTCACCCAGAAATATTCCGACCGCGTCCGCAAACCCATGTGGGTACAGGAAATCGCCGCCATCGTGCAAGACCAGATCGATACCAACCTCGCCCTGAGCCTGCCCGAACTGTCGCGCAAGCTCAACGCCAACCCCGAATACCTGTCCAACGAGTTCTCCCGCGAATTCGAAGACATGACCTTCGGCGAATACATCCGCAAAAAACGGATCGAAAAAGCACTCGAGCTCATGGAAGAAGAAAAATATTCACTCACCGAAATCGCCTATATGACGGGCTTCTCCGACCAAACGCACTTCTCCCGCATCTTCAACCGCCACTTCGGAAAAACACCCACCGGCCACCTCAAAACCATCCGCGCCCAAAAGAACCGGGAAGTCGCCGAAACCGTCGAAGAAGAGGAAGAAGATTAA
- a CDS encoding SusC/RagA family TonB-linked outer membrane protein produces the protein MRKFHVRKLLLLPGAGFLAAGLWAFPATAVPNSPGTPSGSSARWAAIKGSVIDDFGKPVAGVLVRRKSGAGNAITDANGNFSLSADPGETLVFSHPGFRAVEATAGEDLRVRMLPSLQDSDSLYHILYGQQRKATSVAAIAQIGQRSLNRTFSTSLHGMMAGRLAGFNLSYVPGIPGDESFSPEMRGSSPMIMIDGAPARNMTNINPEQIESVTLLKDALSTAMYGMRASNGILLITTRKGEQTSGQRISFTAGVGTSQMLKSYKELSAYDYARLYNEAQANDGIPATYSQQDLDHYRNGTDPIGHPDVDWRNEVLKKNALMQRYDLNISGARGNARYFVDLNYTNQAGPFKTDAVNKYNTNADMQRYLVRSNVDVQINRSISASLNLSGRIQNNNEPGGFGPNIMQEIRNTPRNAYPVFNPDGSLGGNSTYSENIYGITMRSGYANRYAREVNAELNIRADLSDITPGMWFRVGGSYYTNFAEYIVRIKRNAVYQQYTDPVTGETSYLKTGEDTDMSNSRESSSTERFFNTDAQLGWTRGFGQHHFNAMLGLNYDNRILGSQLAQFFLGGAARLQYDYAEKYMFEAVVGRNGTNRYHPDRRYGTFPAFGIGWNLAKEDFLSAANWLNMLKLRATYGLTGDAFNSTRTSGSGESYFVYNQYYVGGTGYSFGTSHSAVSGVREGTLNNPFISWEKARKFNVGLDVEALDNRVAFTADFYNDLYTDLLLTRGTATALLGIGYPQENLGKSRVKGMEFTATYRGTAGALSYYVTGVLSAQHGINVYLDETARPYPWLVRTGNYAGMQYGYQADGLYRSEDEIERGTWIDGYRPKPGDIRYKDLNGDGRINQFDQSLITPEKPRVNYGLNLGFGWKGLDLSILFQGTGNRYSSVAIYEFAENGKGNAFEHHLGRWTPETAATATYPRLTIGSNFNNSQASSYWIRNTSYLRLRNAELGYNVPERFARRFRLASARFFLNGTNLLTWSKFKDTDPENLNGNYPVSRVMYAGINIKL, from the coding sequence ATGAGAAAATTTCACGTTAGAAAGCTGCTGCTGCTACCCGGCGCAGGCTTCCTGGCTGCCGGCCTCTGGGCCTTCCCCGCAACGGCGGTCCCTAACAGCCCCGGCACCCCCTCTGGCTCCAGCGCCCGGTGGGCCGCCATCAAGGGCTCCGTTATCGACGACTTCGGTAAACCTGTAGCCGGCGTGCTCGTTCGCCGCAAATCCGGCGCAGGGAACGCCATCACAGACGCCAACGGGAATTTCTCCCTTTCCGCAGACCCGGGCGAAACGCTCGTGTTCTCCCATCCCGGGTTCCGCGCCGTAGAAGCCACCGCAGGTGAAGATCTCCGCGTCAGGATGCTCCCTTCCCTGCAAGACAGCGATTCCCTTTACCACATCCTTTACGGACAGCAACGGAAAGCCACATCGGTAGCCGCCATCGCCCAGATCGGGCAACGCAGCCTCAACCGCACCTTTTCCACCAGCCTCCACGGAATGATGGCCGGCAGGCTCGCCGGGTTCAACCTCAGTTATGTGCCCGGCATCCCGGGAGATGAATCCTTCTCCCCCGAAATGCGCGGCTCATCTCCCATGATCATGATCGACGGCGCACCGGCCCGGAACATGACCAACATCAACCCGGAACAGATCGAGTCCGTCACCCTGCTCAAAGACGCGCTTTCCACCGCCATGTACGGTATGCGCGCTTCCAACGGCATCCTGCTCATCACCACCCGCAAGGGCGAGCAAACTTCCGGCCAGCGCATCTCCTTCACCGCCGGCGTCGGCACGTCGCAGATGCTCAAAAGCTACAAAGAGCTCAGCGCCTACGATTACGCCAGGTTGTATAACGAAGCACAGGCCAACGACGGCATTCCAGCCACCTACTCCCAGCAGGACCTCGATCATTACCGCAACGGCACCGATCCCATCGGCCACCCGGACGTAGACTGGCGCAATGAAGTGCTGAAGAAAAACGCCCTCATGCAGCGGTACGACCTCAATATCTCGGGCGCCCGCGGCAATGCGCGCTATTTCGTAGACCTGAACTATACCAACCAGGCCGGCCCTTTCAAAACCGACGCCGTCAATAAATACAATACCAACGCCGACATGCAGCGTTACCTCGTACGCTCCAACGTAGACGTGCAGATCAACCGCAGCATTTCCGCCTCGCTGAACCTTTCCGGCCGTATCCAGAACAACAACGAGCCGGGCGGCTTCGGCCCCAATATCATGCAGGAGATCCGCAATACGCCGCGCAACGCGTACCCCGTGTTCAACCCCGACGGTTCCCTGGGCGGCAACAGCACCTACTCCGAAAACATCTACGGCATCACCATGAGAAGCGGCTACGCCAACCGGTATGCCCGTGAAGTGAACGCAGAACTGAACATCCGTGCAGACCTCAGCGATATCACCCCCGGCATGTGGTTCCGCGTGGGCGGTTCGTATTATACCAACTTCGCCGAGTACATCGTCCGCATCAAGCGGAACGCCGTGTACCAGCAGTACACCGATCCCGTGACCGGAGAAACTTCCTATCTCAAAACCGGTGAAGATACCGATATGAGCAACTCACGCGAATCCAGCAGCACCGAGCGCTTCTTCAATACAGACGCGCAACTGGGCTGGACGCGCGGCTTCGGGCAGCATCACTTCAACGCCATGCTGGGCCTCAATTACGACAACCGTATCCTCGGATCGCAACTGGCGCAGTTCTTCCTCGGAGGGGCCGCACGCCTGCAATACGATTACGCGGAAAAATATATGTTCGAAGCCGTCGTGGGCCGCAACGGCACCAACCGTTACCACCCCGACCGCCGCTATGGCACCTTCCCCGCGTTCGGCATCGGATGGAACCTCGCCAAAGAGGATTTCCTGTCCGCCGCCAACTGGCTCAATATGCTGAAACTGCGCGCCACCTACGGTCTTACCGGAGACGCGTTCAACTCCACCCGGACTTCCGGCTCCGGGGAATCGTACTTCGTGTATAACCAATACTACGTAGGCGGCACCGGATACAGCTTCGGCACATCGCACTCGGCCGTTTCCGGCGTTCGGGAAGGCACGCTCAACAATCCTTTCATTTCCTGGGAGAAAGCGCGCAAATTCAATGTAGGCCTGGATGTAGAGGCGCTCGACAATCGCGTTGCATTTACCGCCGACTTCTACAACGACCTCTACACCGATCTGCTGCTGACCCGCGGTACCGCCACCGCCCTGCTGGGCATCGGTTACCCGCAGGAGAACCTGGGCAAGTCGCGCGTGAAAGGCATGGAATTCACCGCCACCTACCGCGGAACGGCCGGCGCGCTGAGCTATTATGTAACCGGCGTACTGTCTGCGCAGCATGGCATCAACGTATATCTCGACGAAACCGCCCGTCCTTATCCCTGGCTCGTGCGCACCGGCAATTACGCCGGCATGCAGTACGGCTACCAGGCCGATGGTTTGTACCGGTCGGAAGATGAGATCGAGCGGGGCACCTGGATCGACGGGTACCGTCCCAAGCCCGGTGATATCCGGTATAAAGACCTGAACGGCGACGGTCGCATCAACCAGTTCGACCAGTCGCTCATCACGCCCGAGAAACCGCGTGTGAACTATGGCCTGAACCTGGGCTTCGGCTGGAAAGGGCTCGACCTTTCCATATTGTTCCAGGGAACGGGGAACCGTTACAGCAGCGTGGCCATTTACGAGTTCGCTGAAAACGGCAAGGGCAACGCCTTCGAGCACCACCTCGGCCGCTGGACGCCGGAAACGGCCGCTACCGCCACCTATCCCCGTCTCACCATCGGTTCCAACTTCAACAACTCGCAGGCATCCAGCTACTGGATCAGGAATACTTCCTACCTGCGGTTGCGGAATGCGGAGCTGGGGTACAATGTGCCGGAGCGCTTCGCCCGTCGGTTCCGCCTCGCATCCGCCCGCTTCTTCCTGAACGGCACCAACCTGCTGACATGGTCGAAGTTCAAGGATACCGATCCCGAGAACCTGAACGGCAACTACCCCGTATCCCGTGTCATGTACGCCGGTATCAACATCAAACTCTAA
- a CDS encoding RagB/SusD family nutrient uptake outer membrane protein — protein MKKLIYIIPAFALFATVGCNKNMEEGPLENLDSSFIFDPVDKNGSYADQFLNDIYGNMPNGWNRIGNSMLDAATDDAVPSMRGSSIEDLRFGRIDAFGNPDDVWTSRYTVIRKVNVFLANVDRVPIENEVKGYWKAEARFLRAFAYFELMKRYGGVPLMGERIGTLAEDLQVPRSSFEACVNYVSGELDAIKPLLRTGPAAGGDFGRITNTAALALQARLHLYAASPLFNAGNLGTQNKELTGYTDVSAAAVKARWQKAADVAKELIDLNTHIIEPNNRYINIFITRDSKEIILSYLRANTSDVEQNNGPVGFTKFSHRGYTSPTQDLAEAFLMTNGKPITDPTSGYDPDKPNVNRDARFNLVFFFNGSKWLKRTVETFDGGLDRPGGNITQTQTGYYLRKFMYNAETASSLGAQPHNFPLFRFAEVYLNYAEALTEASDATQADAVAALNKIRSRGGMKTAVPNSVPKDELLTLIRNERRVELCFEEHRFWDIRRWMIAKQLFTGDLHGQKIVRADDGSVSYTKVAVGKVAFNDRMHLYPIPQTELYRNRNLVQNPLW, from the coding sequence ATGAAAAAACTCATCTATATCATACCCGCATTTGCACTGTTCGCCACAGTGGGATGCAACAAGAACATGGAAGAAGGGCCGCTGGAAAACCTCGACTCGTCTTTCATCTTCGACCCGGTAGACAAGAACGGTTCGTATGCCGACCAGTTCCTGAACGATATTTACGGCAACATGCCCAACGGCTGGAACCGGATCGGCAACTCCATGCTCGACGCCGCCACGGATGACGCGGTACCGTCTATGCGCGGCAGCTCCATCGAAGACCTCCGCTTCGGCCGCATCGACGCCTTCGGCAATCCGGACGATGTATGGACTTCCCGCTACACCGTTATCCGCAAGGTGAACGTGTTCCTCGCCAATGTAGACCGCGTGCCGATCGAGAACGAAGTGAAAGGATATTGGAAAGCGGAAGCCCGGTTCCTCCGCGCCTTTGCCTATTTCGAACTGATGAAACGCTACGGTGGCGTGCCTTTGATGGGTGAAAGGATCGGTACCCTGGCCGAAGACCTCCAGGTTCCCCGCAGCTCTTTCGAAGCCTGCGTGAACTACGTTTCCGGTGAACTGGACGCCATCAAACCCCTCCTGCGCACCGGCCCCGCCGCCGGCGGCGATTTCGGCCGCATCACCAATACCGCGGCGCTTGCCCTCCAGGCCAGGTTGCACCTCTACGCCGCCAGCCCCCTGTTCAACGCCGGCAACCTCGGCACGCAAAACAAGGAACTTACCGGCTACACGGACGTTTCCGCAGCCGCCGTGAAAGCCCGCTGGCAGAAAGCCGCAGACGTGGCCAAGGAGCTCATCGATCTGAACACCCACATCATCGAGCCCAATAACCGTTATATCAACATCTTCATCACGCGCGACAGCAAGGAGATCATCCTTTCCTACCTACGCGCCAACACGAGCGATGTGGAGCAGAACAACGGGCCCGTGGGCTTTACCAAGTTCAGCCACAGAGGGTATACCAGTCCTACCCAGGACCTCGCCGAAGCGTTCCTCATGACCAACGGCAAGCCCATCACCGATCCTACTTCCGGGTACGATCCGGACAAACCCAACGTGAACCGCGACGCCCGTTTCAACCTCGTGTTCTTCTTCAACGGCAGCAAATGGCTGAAAAGGACCGTGGAAACGTTTGATGGCGGCCTCGACCGGCCGGGCGGCAACATCACGCAGACGCAGACCGGCTATTACCTCCGGAAATTCATGTACAACGCCGAAACCGCCAGCTCGCTGGGCGCACAGCCGCACAACTTCCCCCTGTTCCGGTTTGCGGAAGTGTACCTCAATTACGCCGAAGCATTGACGGAAGCCAGCGATGCCACCCAGGCCGATGCCGTGGCGGCGCTCAACAAAATCCGTTCCCGCGGGGGCATGAAAACCGCCGTACCGAATTCCGTACCGAAAGATGAGCTGCTGACGCTGATCCGCAACGAGCGCCGTGTGGAACTGTGCTTCGAGGAGCACCGTTTCTGGGACATCCGCCGATGGATGATCGCCAAGCAACTGTTCACCGGCGACCTCCACGGACAGAAAATCGTTCGCGCAGACGACGGTTCGGTTTCATATACCAAAGTTGCCGTAGGAAAAGTAGCATTCAACGACCGGATGCACCTCTATCCTATCCCCCAGACTGAGTTATACAGAAACCGCAACCTGGTACAAAATCCCCTTTGGTAA